From the genome of Miscanthus floridulus cultivar M001 chromosome 10, ASM1932011v1, whole genome shotgun sequence, one region includes:
- the LOC136488140 gene encoding uncharacterized protein: MSLGGETNSIGIDGVPCSAEVIGTTPGVLSTLAAVLGTTPGPLVTTPGVVGTTAGVLSTSLGVIGTTARPLGSAMGPFGTRPRVVSTTAGLLGITPGVLGTPPGVLGTAPGELGSVA; the protein is encoded by the coding sequence atgtcgcttggaggtgagacgaactcgatcggcatcgatggagttccctgttccgccgaAGTGATCGGCACAACacctggagtgctcagcaccctggctgcagtgctcggcactactcctggaccgctcgtcaccactcctggagtggtcggcaccactgcaggagtgctcagcaccagtcttggagtgatcggcaccactgcaagacctctcggctccGCTATGGGACCGttcggcacccgtcctagagtggtcagCACCACTGCAGGACTGCTCGGCatcactcctggagtgctcggcacccctcccggTGTGCTCGGCACCGCCCCAGGAGAGCTTGGCTCTGTTGCTTGA